The window ATTTTCCACCTGATTTTTTTGAAATCTACTTCTCCTCTCGTTTTTTTACTTCAATTTAGTTGCTTAAAAGCCCCAAAATCTGCAGATTTTGGGGCTTTATATTCAAGGTAACCTTTCGGCTGGCTTATTAGTTCTTGATTATTTTAGAAAAAGTACGGTTTCCTTTCAATAAATAATTGCCTGATGGAAAGCCTGTAAGATCAATGGTATTTTTTCCTTTATTTAAAATAATATTTTTAATGATTTTACCAGAGATATCATACAGATAAGCGTTTTCATTTTCGGCAGACTCTATTGTTATTACTCCTGCTGTAGGATTAGGATAAGCTGGCGTTTTGGGTTTTGCTGAAACTTCTGCTGTTGATAAGAAACATCCGGAATTATAGGAATCTCCAATAATATTAAAACCCCTGTTAATTAATTGAGCTCTGGCCATAATGGCTTGAGGCGTAGAATAAACAAGCCCCGTTGCATCTATCGTTCCTGAGGTGATGGTTGAGTTTGTCCATGTCGGGTTATTATTCAGGGCAACCAGGAAATTACTGTAATTCGTGCATGACAAACCAGAATTTTTAAAGCCAAAAGATATTGAACTCCATGAAAAGTTTTGAAGCCTGATATTCCAGGTGGAAATATCCTGATTAAAAAGGATGGCGCCATTCAACATATTAAAGCCGGCAAAATAGCTCACCTTACTTACGTCCCAGTTTCCAATCGGCTGGTTGAATGATACTGCATTTTCAAACATATATTCAAAATCTGTTACTTTCCCTGTATTCCAATTATTAAGGGGCTGGTTAAAAGCAGCCGCATTAGAAAATACATACCTGAAATTAACGGCATTTTTTGTATTCCATGAATTTAATGGCTGATTAAAATGTACGGCATCCTTAAACATCGCAGAGAAGTTAGTTCCAGCTGCTGTATTCCATCCGGAAATGTTTTGATTAAAGGCGGTTGCATAAGAAAACATGCTGCTAAAATCTGTCACATTCGCTGTA of the Chryseobacterium aureum genome contains:
- a CDS encoding BspA family leucine-rich repeat surface protein is translated as MYKKQLIAIFLFLFMISYAQNEFITLWKPNINGTIDHSITFGGTGTGYTISWEEVGFPQHSGVMSSVTSNSNNPITISFGTSLNANPLQATYRLKVSNGSGLFYGFRAGTDSINPNANPEITEISQWGDIIWLQQFNAGFAGCPNLNVTASDAPNLTQINNLSQMFFNCSSLVGNNSFSNWNTGTITNMNSMFSRAQLFNQNIGTWNTANVTDFSSMFSYATAFNQNISGWNTAAGTNFSAMFKDAVHFNQPLNSWNTKNAVNFRYVFSNAAAFNQPLNNWNTGKVTDFEYMFENAVSFNQPIGNWDVSKVSYFAGFNMLNGAILFNQDISTWNIRLQNFSWSSISFGFKNSGLSCTNYSNFLVALNNNPTWTNSTITSGTIDATGLVYSTPQAIMARAQLINRGFNIIGDSYNSGCFLSTAEVSAKPKTPAYPNPTAGVITIESAENENAYLYDISGKIIKNIILNKGKNTIDLTGFPSGNYLLKGNRTFSKIIKN